Proteins encoded in a region of the Acomys russatus chromosome 14, mAcoRus1.1, whole genome shotgun sequence genome:
- the LOC127198538 gene encoding cytochrome P450 1A1 yields the protein MPSMYGLPAFTSATELLLATTIFCLVFWVVRASRTRVPKGLKTPPGPWGWPFIGHILTLGKNPHLSLTKLSKQYGDVLQIRIGSTPVVVLSGLDTIRQALVRQGDDFKGRPDLYSFNFISNGQSMTFNPDSGPVWAARRRLAQNALKSFSIASDPTSASSCYLEEHVSKEAEYLISKFQNLMAEVGHFDPYRYLVVSVANVICAMCFGQRYDHDNQELLSIINLNNEFGEVTGSGYPADFIPVLRYLPNSSLDVFKDLNKKAYNFMKKLVKEHYRTFEKGHIRDITDSLIEHCQDKKLDENANVQLSDEKIITIVLDLFGAGFDTVTTAISWSLMYLVTNPRVQRKIQEELDTVVGRDRRPRLSDRPQLPYLEAFILETFRHSSFVPFTIPHSTTRDTSLCGFYIPKECCVFVSQWQVNHNQELWGDPNKFRPERFLTSSGTLDKVLSEKVMLFGLGKRKCIGETIGRWEVFLFLAILLQQIEFNVSPGEKVDMTPIYGLTLKHARCEHFQVRMRSSGPQHC from the exons ATGCCTTCTATGTATGGACTCCCAGCCTTCACATCAGCCACAGAGCTGCTCCTGGCCACCACCATATTCTGCCTCGTATTCTGGGTGGTCAGAGCTTCAAGGACCCGGGTCCCTAAAGGCCTGAAGACTCCACCCGGACCCTGGGGCTGGCCCTTCATTGGGCACATATTGACCCTGGGGAAGAACCCACACCTGTCGCTGACAAAGCTGAGCAAACAGTATGGGGATGTACTGCAGATTCGCATTGGCTCCACACCTGTGGTGGTGCTGAGTGGCCTGGACACCATCCGGCAGGCCCTGGTGCGGCAGGGAGATGACTTCAAGGGCCGGCCAGACCTCTACAGTTTTAATTTCATCAGTAATGGCCAGAGCATGACTTTCAACCCAGACTCTGGACCGGTGTGGGCTGCCCGCCGGCGCCTGGCCCAGAATGCCCTGAAGAGTTTCTCCATAGCCTCAGACCCGACATCAGCATCCTCCTGCTACTTGGAGGAGCACGTGAGCAAGGAGGCTGAATATCTAATCAGCAAGTTCCAGAATCTGATGGCAGAGGTTGGCCACTTTGACCCTTACAGGTATTTGGTAGTGTCAGTGGCCAATGTCATCTGTGCCATGTGCTTTGGCCAACGTTATGACCATGATAACCAAGAGCTGCTGAGCATCATCAATCTGAACAATGAGTTTGGGGAGGTCACTGGCTCTGGATACCCTGCTGACTTCATCCCTGTCCTCCGCTACCTGCCTAACTCCTCCCTGGATGTCTTCAAGGACTTGAATAAGAAGGCCTACAACTTCATGAAGAAGTTGGTCAAGGAGCACTACAGGACATTTGAGAAG GGCCACATCCGGGACATCACAGACAGCCTCATTGAGCACTGTCAGGACAAGAAACTGGACGAGAACGCCAATGTCCAGCTGTCGGATGAGAAGATCATTACGATTGTGCTTGACCTTTTTGGAGCTG GGTTTGACACGGTCACAACTGCTATCTCTTGGAGCCTCATGTACCTGGTGACAAACCCTAGGGTACAGAGAAAGATCCAGGAGGAGCTCG ACACAGTGGTTGGCAGGGATCGGCGGCCCCGGCTCTCTGACAGACCTCAGCTGCCCTATTTGGAGGCCTTCATCCTCGAGACCTTCCGACATTCATCCTTCGTCCCCTTCACCATCCCCCACAG caccacaagaGATACAAGTCTGTGTGGCTTCTATATTCCCAAGGAGTGTTGTGTCTTTGTGAGCCAGTGGCAGGTTAACCATAACCA GGAACTGTGGGGTGACCCAAACAAGTTCCGGCCCGAAAGGTTTCTCACCTCCAGTGGCACTCTAGACAAGGTCCTGAGCGAGAAGGTCATGCTGTTTGGTTTGGGCAAGCGGAAGTGCATTGGGGAGACCATTGGCCGTTGGGAGGTCTTTCTCTTCCTCGCCATCTTGCTGCAGCAAATAGAATTCAACGTGTCACCAGGCGAGAAGGTGGATATGACTCCTATCTATGGGCTGACTTTAAAGCATGCCCGCTGTGAACATTTTCAAGTGAGGATGAGGTCTTCTGGGCCTCAGCATTGCTAG